A stretch of Triticum aestivum cultivar Chinese Spring chromosome 1D, IWGSC CS RefSeq v2.1, whole genome shotgun sequence DNA encodes these proteins:
- the LOC123164578 gene encoding uncharacterized protein, whose translation MASKDEVEHRYKRCKLKCKALKLSSCRIKKAGIGGPLIDFDDGNFVGMNFYDGSTTTPFLPRSTILRVLNSGVDLPSNRGLNSPMSLMNTAANKDQWPVPETYWYHGELEMDKSVLPPHVGRVPQ comes from the exons ATGGCCTCAAAGGATGAAGTGGAGCATAGATACAAGCGTTGCAAGCTTAAGTGCAAGGCCCTTAAGCTGTCAAGTTGCCGAATCAAGAAG GCTGGTATTGGAGGCCCCCTTATTGATTTTGATGATGGGAACTTTGTTGGCATGAACTTTTATGATGGAAGTACAACAACTCCTTTTCTGCCGAGGAGCACTATTCTAAGAGTCTTAAACAGCGGGGTTGATCTCCCGTCCAATAG AGGGTTGAACAGTCCCATGAGCTTGATGAATACTGCTGCAAATAAAGACCA GTGGCCTGTGCCAGAGACATATTGGTATCATGGTGAACTTGAGATGGATAAGAGTGTTCTACCCCCGCATGTGGGAAGAGTTCCCCAGTAA